CTCGATCGCCCGCGCGATGTGGGGCCGCCCGAACCCGCCGTCGACGGTCACGTCCAGATCGATGCCGAGCCGCGATTCCACGCAGTCGACGATCGCCCGCCCACGCTCTTTTCGGTTCGCCTGAATGTCCGCGAGAATCGCCTCGAGGTCCGCGCTCGGCTCGAGTCCGTATCCGAGCAGATCGAGCCGCTGGCCCCCCGGCGTCTCGACGCGAAGCTCGATCCCGTGAACGAGCGTCACGCCGTCACGCTCGACGACTGGCCCGTCGAACGGCTGTACCCGATCGTGGTCGGTCACCGCGACGACCTCGACGCCGCCGCTGCGGGCGGCCTCGGGGACCGCCTCGAGTGCGAGGCTGCCGTCCGAGCGCGTCGTGTGGACGTGTAAGTCCGCGTAAGGCATACGATATCCGAACGCCCCCGCTCGTAAAGGCGTTTCTCCGGCCCTGCTGCCGGTTTTCGGAATCTCTAGAGCTGTATTAGGTATATTAGGTATCCAGTGCTACTAGGAAACATAGATGGACAATGTTTATAATTATCGTTCACGCAGGTTAGGGCGTAATGCTGCTCAATGGCACCGGCGAGGTCATCGACGACCACGAGTACCCCGCGACGACCGAAGAAATGATCGAGGAGTACGGCGATCGCACCCTCGAACTCCCGAACGGTAGCGAGACGGTCGGCGATGTACTCGCCCGCCTCGAGTCCGAGACCTTC
This portion of the Natrinema salinisoli genome encodes:
- a CDS encoding DUF5789 family protein — protein: MLLNGTGEVIDDHEYPATTEEMIEEYGDRTLELPNGSETVGDVLARLESETFETPEDARFAVYSAVSDKAIGRVGYSDRDPTPVGSPYSPDAVSF
- a CDS encoding PHP domain-containing protein, encoding MPYADLHVHTTRSDGSLALEAVPEAARSGGVEVVAVTDHDRVQPFDGPVVERDGVTLVHGIELRVETPGGQRLDLLGYGLEPSADLEAILADIQANRKERGRAIVDCVESRLGIDLDVTVDGGFGRPHIARAIEAHPETEYDYQGAFDHVIGSDCPCYVPRDVPSFERGRTALAESCRLVSLAHPLRYRDPESALALAAELDAVEFEYPYGREVDRAPVERAIERHGLLATGGSDAHDERLGVAGLSRRAYERLELTVG